The Urbifossiella limnaea nucleotide sequence CACTCGACCACGTACACCTGCATGGCCCGGACGGCGGCCGCCAGCCCGAGGCACCCGAACAGCACGAGCGCCAGCACAACTACCGGCCAGAGGAGTACGCCGAACGCCACGGTGTTGACCAGCGACTCGACGGCGATCGGCGTGGCCAGCGACAGCACAGCCACGGCGGCGGCGAACACCACGACGGTAGCCACGTCGCGCCGCTCGGGGCCGAGGAGGAGGGCCAGCCGGGCGTAGGGGCGGGCCGGGGCGTGGCCGTGCCCCACCTCGTGCGCCGCGGGGGGGTGCGAAGCGTGTTCACCCATGTCTCGGCTCACGTCGGGACAGTGACCGGGGGCGGTCACAACTCCACCGGCGACACCCGCCCGGTAGAGATATCGTAGACGCCGCCGGCCACGTCCAGCCTCCCGCCCCGGACCAACCGGGCGATCACCGGGGACGCCTCGCGGAGCACGTCCATCTGGTTGCGCACGTTCTCCCGGACGGCCGCCTCCACGTCCCCGCCGGCGGTGCGCACCGCCGGCCGGATGTGGTAGAATAGCGAGCTGATCGACCCAGGCACCGGCTCCGCCCTCACCGCCGCGGTCACCGCCCCGCACGCGGTGTGGCCGAGGACGAAGAGCACCTTCGCCCCCAACACCTCCGTGGCGAACTCCAGGCTGGCGGTCACCTCCGGGGTCGAGACGTTCCCGGCGATGCGGGTGACGAACAGGTCGCCGAACCCCTGGTCGAACACGATCTCGACCGGCACCCGGCTGTCCGCACACCCGAGGAAGGCGGCGAACGGCTTCTGGGCCGGTGCCACGGCGCGAAGACGACTCAGGTCGCGGTGCGGCGCGGCCGGCCGGCCGGCCGCGAACCGCTCGTTGCCGGCGTACAGCAGGGCCAGCGCTTCGGCCGGGCTCGGGTGGGTCATCGGTGCTCCGGGAAACGGAAATAGGCCGGAGAAGCGCTACCACCCGGTAGCGCTTCTCCGGCCTATGTCCTGCCCGGCGGGTCACGCCGGGAAGGCTGTCAGCTGTCGTCGGGCGACCGCGCGCGTGGCCGGCGGCCCGTGCCGCCCTCCCCCGCCCGATCGCGTCGAGATTATTAGCCGCCCGTTCGACCGCGGTCAAGATCCCGATCGTCGTTTTCGACCGGGTCGCTGGACAGGCTGAAGACGAGGACGGACTCACCGGTCCGGGTGCTAATGTCGGTGTGGAGGCTCAGCACGCGGACGCCGAGGATGCGTTGGACGGCCTGTTCCAGGAGCTCGCGGCCGTGCTCGATCAGCTCGACCCGGAGTTGCTTGATGAGGTCGCGGCCGCGGTGTGGGTCTTCGACCTGCGCGAGCCGCTGCTCGGCCGGGGTGAGCACCCCGCGGAGGCGGACCAGGGCCACGTCCTCGACCAGGAACGTCCGCACCTCCTGCGGCCCGCGGCCCATGTAGTCGCGCTTGAACCGGATGACCGCGGCACTGATTTCGGCCTCCAGTTCCCCCCGCGTTCGCACGCCGCCCCCACCGTCCCGGCCGGCACGCGGTTCGTGCCGGTTATGCTGCTGTTATACGGCGCTGCCTCAAGTCCCGTGGCGAACCGGATCTCGGTCCCGGAGCGGACGGAGGGCACGAGGTCGCGGGCGAGTTGGCT carries:
- a CDS encoding carbonic anhydrase, whose protein sequence is MTHPSPAEALALLYAGNERFAAGRPAAPHRDLSRLRAVAPAQKPFAAFLGCADSRVPVEIVFDQGFGDLFVTRIAGNVSTPEVTASLEFATEVLGAKVLFVLGHTACGAVTAAVRAEPVPGSISSLFYHIRPAVRTAGGDVEAAVRENVRNQMDVLREASPVIARLVRGGRLDVAGGVYDISTGRVSPVEL
- a CDS encoding DUF2294 domain-containing protein — translated: MRTRGELEAEISAAVIRFKRDYMGRGPQEVRTFLVEDVALVRLRGVLTPAEQRLAQVEDPHRGRDLIKQLRVELIEHGRELLEQAVQRILGVRVLSLHTDISTRTGESVLVFSLSSDPVENDDRDLDRGRTGG